In Candidatus Dormiibacterota bacterium, a single genomic region encodes these proteins:
- a CDS encoding 2,3,4,5-tetrahydropyridine-2,6-dicarboxylate N-succinyltransferase — translation MNDRHLRESIERLSAGEGDARGPEGGVIDDVIAALDEGRIRVAEPDAGGVWHVNAWVKQAILLYFRRRDVQWMHAGDALSFYDKLPLKTNYDVTGARAVPPGVARYGSYLGHGVVLMPAYVNIGAYVGDDTMVDTWATVGSCAQIGKGVHLSGGVGIGGVLEPPQAAPVIVEDGAFIGSRCIVVEGVRVGREAVLGAGVVLTASTPIVDVRGSQAQTTKGVVPARAVVIPGMMPKRFAAGEFATPCALVIGERSETTDRKVSLERALRDHGVAV, via the coding sequence ATGAACGATCGGCATCTCCGTGAATCCATCGAGAGGCTCTCTGCGGGCGAGGGGGACGCGCGCGGCCCAGAAGGGGGCGTCATCGACGACGTCATCGCGGCCCTCGACGAAGGGCGCATTCGCGTCGCCGAGCCCGACGCCGGCGGCGTATGGCACGTGAACGCGTGGGTGAAGCAAGCGATCCTGCTCTACTTTCGTCGTCGCGACGTGCAGTGGATGCACGCGGGCGACGCACTCTCGTTTTACGACAAGCTTCCGCTGAAGACGAACTACGACGTCACGGGGGCGCGCGCCGTGCCGCCGGGCGTGGCGCGGTACGGCAGCTACCTCGGGCACGGGGTCGTGCTCATGCCTGCGTACGTCAATATCGGAGCGTACGTCGGCGACGACACGATGGTCGACACGTGGGCGACGGTCGGGTCGTGCGCGCAGATCGGTAAGGGCGTGCATCTTTCCGGCGGCGTGGGCATCGGCGGCGTTCTCGAGCCGCCGCAGGCCGCTCCGGTGATCGTGGAGGACGGGGCGTTCATCGGCTCTCGCTGCATCGTCGTCGAAGGCGTACGCGTCGGACGCGAAGCGGTCCTCGGCGCCGGCGTGGTGCTGACGGCATCGACGCCGATCGTCGACGTCCGCGGCTCGCAAGCGCAAACGACAAAAGGCGTCGTTCCGGCGCGCGCAGTCGTGATTCCGGGAATGATGCCCAAGCGCTTTGCGGCAGGCGAGTTCGCGACCCCTTGCGCGCTCGTCATCGGCGAGCGGAGCGAAACGACGGATCGGAAGGTTTCGCTCGAGCGCGCGTTGCGCGACCATGGAGTTGCCGTGTGA